Proteins encoded together in one Coffea arabica cultivar ET-39 chromosome 2c, Coffea Arabica ET-39 HiFi, whole genome shotgun sequence window:
- the LOC113722472 gene encoding uncharacterized protein — protein sequence MKSYDATTDLEDHLFAFMTQMRLQTAADAVRCKIFPMFQERKARQWFQGFPPRSIRSFAQLARLFSAQFVSSRTFSKSTAHLMTIQQKPEESLREYMVHFNNESLQVPDRDDKVVMAVFINGLRKQKIYTEHVERPPKSVWEMLDRAHEKANAEEANRLKSAQERLRDDKRRRSTDQIDARPGQGQKNAYDRLPRSRPLGGDKSWTALTAPRARVLAVMEQEGLSRPPRPLAGDKSRRDQGLYCTYHRDVGHDTDDCRHLKKDIEKLIRRCHIGQFIRDERTD from the coding sequence ATGAAATCTTATGATGCAACCACGGATCTGGAGGATCACCTGTTCGCTTTCATGACGCAAatgcgcctacaaacggccgCAGATGCGGTCAGATGCAAGATCTTTCCAATGTTCCAGGAGAGAAAGGCACGTCAATGGTTCCAGGGGTTTCCCCCCAGGTCTATCCGATCCTTCGCCCAActcgcacgactgttctcagcACAGTTCGTTTCGTCGCGAACCTTTTCCAAAAGCACTGCTCACCTAATGACCATCCAGCAGAAGCCTGAGGAGTCCTTGCGCGAGTACATGGTGCATTTCAATaacgagtccctccaggtccCTGATCGGGATGACAAGGTGGTCATGGCCGTCTTCATTAACGGGTTGCGTAAACAGAAGATCTACACCGAACACGTGGAAAGACCTCCCAAGTCAGTTTgggagatgttggaccgagctcacgaGAAGGCCAACGCTGAGGAGGCCAATCGTCTAAAGAGCGCGCAGGAGAGATTAAGGGACGATAAGCGCAGAAGAAGCACTGACCAGATAGACGCGCGGCCCGGCCAGGGGCAGAAGAATGCCTATGACCGCCTGCCTAGGAGTCGGCCCCTGGGAGGAGACAAGTCATGGACTGCCCTCACCGCACCTCGAGCTCGGGTCCTTGCTGTAATGGAACAAGAGGGGCTCTCCCGACCTCCCCGACCCTTGGCCGGGGACAAGAGCAGACGGGACCAGGGTTTGTACTGTACGTACCACCGAGATGTGGGACACGATACGGATGATTGTCGTCACCTCAAGAAAGACATCGAAAAACTGATCAGACGATGCCACATCGGACAGTTCATACGTGATGAACGAACTGACTAA